One part of the Nocardioides zeae genome encodes these proteins:
- a CDS encoding SigE family RNA polymerase sigma factor, translating to MERYDEFSDFVATRWPRLVRSAVLLGCSPAEAEDVVQTALELCLRKWSLVRGADDRDAYVHRVLINTFTSSRRRRWVGERPTAVLPEEHGPDRADEVDLADAVLRALRTLTTEQRAVVVLRYYAHLSEKQTAEALGVAPGTVKSRLSRALRVLAGDPDLVELRGAP from the coding sequence ATGGAGCGGTACGACGAGTTCAGCGACTTCGTCGCCACCCGCTGGCCCCGCCTGGTGCGGTCGGCCGTGCTGCTCGGATGCTCGCCCGCCGAGGCCGAGGACGTCGTGCAGACGGCGCTCGAGCTCTGCCTGCGCAAGTGGTCGCTCGTGCGGGGGGCCGACGACCGCGACGCCTACGTCCACCGCGTGCTCATCAACACCTTCACCTCCTCCCGTCGTCGCCGGTGGGTGGGGGAGCGGCCCACGGCCGTGCTGCCCGAGGAGCACGGTCCCGACCGCGCCGACGAGGTCGACCTCGCCGACGCCGTGCTGCGTGCCCTGCGCACCCTGACGACCGAGCAGCGTGCCGTCGTCGTGCTCCGCTACTACGCCCACCTCTCCGAGAAGCAGACCGCCGAGGCCCTCGGCGTCGCTCCCGGCACCGTCAAGAGCCGCCTGTCCCGCGCGTTGCGCGTGCTGGCCGGCGACCCCGATCTCGTCGAGCTGCGAGGTGCTCCGTGA
- a CDS encoding thymidine kinase has translation MAELHFFTGTMDSGKSTLALQTNHNHASRGRVGRIYTSHDRAGSATISSRLGLSHGATEVADDLDFWQTVVSALTQGARIDYLICDEAQFYTSEQIEQLAKIVDELQIDVFCFGILTDFRTRLFPGAARLVELADRMQVLQVEALCWCGQRATHNARTEDGVMVTEGDQVVVGDVDQTGQPPAEVAYEVLCRQHHRRRLTAARAQAVSLVPEPLPFGE, from the coding sequence GTGGCTGAACTGCACTTCTTCACCGGCACCATGGACTCGGGCAAGAGCACCCTCGCCCTGCAGACCAACCACAACCACGCGTCCCGGGGGCGGGTCGGGCGGATCTACACGAGCCACGACCGCGCCGGGTCCGCGACGATCTCCTCCCGGCTCGGTCTGTCCCACGGCGCGACCGAGGTGGCCGACGACCTGGACTTCTGGCAGACCGTCGTCAGCGCGCTCACGCAGGGCGCGCGGATCGACTACCTCATCTGCGACGAGGCCCAGTTCTACACGTCCGAGCAGATCGAGCAGCTCGCGAAGATCGTCGACGAGCTGCAGATCGACGTCTTCTGCTTCGGCATCCTCACCGACTTCCGCACCCGCCTGTTCCCGGGCGCCGCCCGGCTCGTCGAGCTCGCCGACCGCATGCAGGTGCTGCAGGTGGAGGCCCTGTGCTGGTGCGGCCAGCGTGCCACCCACAACGCCCGCACGGAGGACGGCGTCATGGTCACCGAGGGCGACCAGGTCGTCGTCGGCGACGTCGACCAGACCGGCCAGCCCCCCGCGGAGGTGGCCTACGAGGTGCTCTGCCGCCAGCACCACCGGCGTCGCCTCACCGCCGCCCGGGCGCAGGCCGTCTCGCTCGTCCCGGAGCCGCTGCCCTTCGGGGAGTGA